The Candidatus Methylomirabilota bacterium genome includes a window with the following:
- a CDS encoding CoA pyrophosphatase, translated as DRDGPCLVFAKRTERVGTHRGQISFPGGALDPADPSLLDTALRESEEEVGLPRRAVEPLGALDDTETVATQFVITPWVGVVCEPVVWRPDGEEIEKVIEVPFAALVEPANARVERRERGGVVREVYFYDYGGETIWGATARIVKDYLDLVTGAP; from the coding sequence TCGACCGCGACGGGCCCTGCCTCGTCTTCGCCAAGCGCACCGAGCGCGTCGGCACCCACAGGGGTCAGATCTCGTTCCCGGGGGGCGCCCTCGATCCCGCCGATCCCTCGCTCCTGGACACAGCACTCCGCGAGTCCGAGGAGGAGGTCGGCCTGCCGCGGCGGGCGGTGGAGCCGCTGGGCGCGCTCGACGACACCGAGACCGTCGCGACCCAGTTCGTCATCACGCCCTGGGTCGGCGTGGTCTGCGAGCCCGTCGTCTGGCGGCCGGACGGTGAGGAGATCGAGAAGGTCATCGAGGTGCCCTTCGCCGCGCTCGTGGAGCCCGCCAACGCGCGGGTCGAGCGCCGGGAGCGCGGGGGCGTCGTGCGCGAGGTGTACTTCTACGACTACGGGGGCGAGACGATCTGGGGCGCCACGGCGCGGATCGTCAAGGATTACCTCGACCTCGTGACGGGGGCGCCGTGA